A DNA window from Solanum lycopersicum chromosome 3, SLM_r2.1 contains the following coding sequences:
- the LOC101246600 gene encoding F-box/LRR-repeat protein At3g48880, translating to MMSFQKQEKIEAVVMEERNSPVRRWEDLNIDMLVNIFQSFDLFQLISVIPQVCPAWQLACSDQRLWKTLDLSVMQSNFIKTQAPPYVFVDTPSREKLTRILKICLNLSRGNLLTLIFHYNLYVDNNQLTYTAKRCPRLKRLVMPAWEKLEKRTICSAFQEWKDLESLTMPSLEEPAYVIEKIGRSCKKISELKIMDPCDVLLASALVAFLPNLKVLSVRCTELPKYALVILLEGLKKLKVLNISHCIITEDLPPPAPMKILTELDESILKKASRLDKFLTCMSGSCIMCQRTRNDEGSMRWYKYADLWKVDEVTSLAI from the exons ATGATGTCAtttcaaaaacaagaaaagattGAAGCTGTTGTGATGGAAGAACGAAATTCTCCGGTAAGGAGATGGGAGGACCTTAATATTGATATGCTGGTGAATATATTCCAGTCCTTTGACCTTTTCCAGTTGATCTCTGTAATTCCTCAAGTTTGTCCTGCATGGCAATTGGCTTGTTCTGATCAACGTCTCTGGAAAACACTGGACTTGTCAGTAATGCAGTCAAATTTCATCAAAACTCAAGCACCGCCATATGTATTTGTCGACACTCCATCTCGTGAAAAATTGACCCGTATCCTAAAGATCTGCTTGAACCTTAGTCGTGGAAACCTATTGACCTTGATCTTCCATTATAATTTGTATGTTGACAACAATCAACTGACTTATACAGCCAAGAG GTGTCCACGGCTTAAACGCCTTGTTATGCCTGCTTGGGAAAAACTAGAAAAGCGAACAATATGCAGTGCTTTTCAGGAATGGAAAGATCTTGAATCACTGACGATGCCTAGTTTAGAAGAACCTGCATATGTCATTGAGAAAATTGGAAGGAGTTGCAAAAAAATTTCTGAGCTAAAGATTATGGACCCCTGCGATGTACTGCTTGCATCTGCACTGGTCGCATTTCTTCCAAACTTGAAAGTGTTGAGTGTGAGGTGTACGGAGTTACCTAAATATGCTTTGGTTATTCTCTTGGAGGGgttaaaaaagttgaaagtgCTCAACATATCGCATTGCATAATTACTGAAGACCTTCCTCCACCTGCACCTATGAAAATTCTAACCGAGCTTGATGAATCCATTCTCAAAAAAGCATCTAGGTTGGACAAATTCCTAACCTGTATGAGTGGCTCGTGCATCATGTGTCAGCGCACTCGAAATGATGAAGGGTCCATGAGGTGGTATAAGTATGCAGACCTCTGGAAAGTGGATGAGGTGACTTCTCTTGcaatttga